In Megalops cyprinoides isolate fMegCyp1 chromosome 12, fMegCyp1.pri, whole genome shotgun sequence, the sequence CATTCTTTGGGCTTTTACTGCACAACACGAGTTATTAATCAGTAATATTGTGTGTATCACAATATCATTAATAATATCATTTAGaatgtgtgttgctgttttaaCAGTACTAGCATGACTTTCATGTGATGTCTCTGTGAAGCGCTACTGTGCTTCCTTTGCTGAAGATATAATCTCATGCGAAATTGGACTGACTGAACGTACTCAGGGACTGAAGAATGATTGGCTTCTGATATCAGCAGAGTTTATATCATGACTATCAGTgtgacagtgctgctgtttgagGGTTAGGCTGCTATTaattgtaaaaaggaaaaagcccTTCAGGCCTCAGAGAGTGATCTTATTTATATACGTTCACACAAAGTGAACAGAGGATGTGTTGAAATTAATGAATGTTAAAGGTCATTAAGCGCATCTTTAACAGTCTGATCCTATGTGATGGCGGCACTAAACAGATGTGATGTTTTTAATTGCAGTTAATACATGGCCTTTTTAGCATTCACATCCTTGCACAGCATTTAGAAAAGCTACAGCTCATTcatatgtaatgttttcttaCAGCATTAGACCCTGTGTACACATGACTATAATGCATGTTAGCAATGTTGCTGTTGGAGATAATTGTTAGGCAACATGTGCATATTGTTATAATTACTgttgcatgcttgtgtgttaACAATGTTTTTGAACTTGATGCTCAATCACTGGCTGTTCTGCACCTACATTCTTGTTCTGTTGCTTCTTTGATAGGCATTTTTAACATATCTTGACATGATGGCTCTGTAAGTAAGCTCTGGATGAGCAGGTCTGCAACATcctttataaaatataaagttaagCCTGTTTAGACATTTGagtcatttttcacattgcCACACTGAGTGGTTGAGACTGGGTGACTGGGACTTTCACAGTGCAATCTCTGATCTGCTTGGTTACTTGTTCTCCCCACAATGTGAATCAATGCTTAATAAACTCAAACATACCCGACCCCTCTGTGTGTAATTCCTATTAtaccattacattgtattattgccatttagcagatgctcttatccagagcaacttacaatttaacctatttatacagcttgatatttacttgGTCAAGTGTGagtaaagtaccttgccaaaggatacaacagcagtgccccagtgagaaatcgaaccagtgacctttcagttacaagccctgttcctttaccactgtgctacactgctgccaaccATACCATAAGCACTGATTCATACTGCAGTCAAAGGGGATGGCAAGTCTTGCTCAGGGATGATTATAGACTTACTACATTGGAACCTCAGCTGGTTATAAGTTATAAGTTATGAATGTATGTGCTGGGATGGGGTTGCATGCTTATGGGACTGAGACAGTATCCTGAAGGTGTGAAGGGAGTTCAATACCCAAAGCACTATGATTGATTCAAATCTGCAAGTCACTGACAATACAAGGTAGCATCGCCCATCATGGGGTTTGTGAAGCCTCACTGTCCCACAACTCGTttgttcatgaaaaaaaaaatgggttaGGTGAACTACATagtacaaaaaatatgaaaaaatccTTCTATTTTCTCTATTCAAGCTTCATTTAGTCTGGATGACCTGGAGAAGCTCAGCAACACTCCAGCTGAGTTAGATTTTGCGTCACATGTTCTCATGATCTGAGTTAAACAACACCTACTGTACGTCACCTGCAACACCCTATTGCATTCTTATCAGTCAGTTATCTTGACTGATCTCCATGTTGATGTTGACCCAAGGACAGCAAAAAGAAAGTAAACTTTAAAGAAGGCTATATAGCTATGGCAACAGCATGAGGCCATGCAAAGTGGTCTTGCTGTGCTTTTAGGATACACCACTCATGtgctaaatgttgtgtttttaacGATACTTCAAGAGGAATGGCAAAGGTGTGACAAATTCAAGGGTGCTAGGGTCAGATGTTTCTGTGCTAAAATGTATATGGCCAGCGATTAACTTGTGTCTCTTTTCTGCTGGCCCCCTGTACCCTCTCCAGGCCTCATTCCCCTCTTGGTCACCCTGCCAATCATGAAGACGGCCCTGTGGACTCTGCTGCtattctgcctgtgtgtcccGGGACGCAGTGACTGCCAGAACGACTGCCTCTcctgcagccagcagctgcacaAAGACCAGGCCTTCAGCATGCTGGTGAGGCCACAACACGGGCTGTGTCAGGCAACACACAGGTctacatcacatcacactgaACGCAGGTctacatcacacatcacatgGCACACTGGTCTACATCACACAAAACACTACGTCACATAACACACTATATCGCATATTGTATCGCAATATACTTATCTATATCACATAATACCACACAATACACTGGAATGTATCATACAACATGACACAACACATTGTTCTATACTACAAAACAAGCAAGTCTATACCACACGGCACACAGGTCGTTATCACACTCGACACTGCACTACACGTCTGTATCACACAAGTGACAGATCTACTTCAACGTGCAGCTCTATATAACAACCCTCATGCACAAAACTACACAACACAAAAGCCTGCATAATACAAGACAGGTACAGCACATAACACCTAGGTCAACAGaacatcacacaacacacatctgcagcacacaaacatgctctcactctctctcttacacacacacacacacacacacacacacacacgcacacacgcacacacgcacgcacacacgcacgcacacacgcacaccactcTCTCCATCATGCATCATAATACAAAGAGAGCTGAGCCCTAAGGCACACACACTTGACTGGGTGCGTAACAGTAAGAGGAGCGGAAAAGCGCTGGCCTTTTCCAGCTGGTGGCGTTTCTCGGGCGGAGTGAGTCACAGACGCGATACCGACAGGCCTATTCACAGAGCTAATTACCCAGCAGAGTGTTTAGACACAAGCAGCTGCGGTGATTGGATTATCCCTGTGTGAGTACACCCCGGGGCAACACGAGCGGCTGGTGGTCACGCTAACctacagatacacagagaggGACCCCTGCTGAGTCCAACCTCAGCCTTCTGGAGCTCTCCATCAGTGTGAAACAACCATGACCAGCAAGGACATGCCCTGCTCTGTCACAGCCCCCAAAATACCACCAGCCCCACCCTTCTGAACTCGCTGGATTAGTTCCTCCCAggcccctccaccccctctgcccccaccTGCCACACCCCTCTGAGCTCACGACTCATCAAGCTTTCTAGTCCTTGCCCTCAATTTGCATCATCTAACTGACTTCAAAGGATAAATAAATCCACTGCTGTATTGCTTTTAACTTTCTTTTCTGATGGGCTCCATATTTAGAGTCATCTCCTTTTAGGTTTAATTTTGCTTTAccttacattaaattataatcatttagcagacactcttgcccagagcatctgctaaccccttacataagttacaatttttacaggttatccatttacacagctggatatttaccgaggcaattctggagtaagtagcttgcccaagggtacagcagcagtgccccagtggggaatcaaaccagcaacctttcagttacaacccctgctccataccactacgctacactgccaccccagaaataaacaattgcACAATCACTTGCAATTGCGCTTGATCGTATTGTCCATTTTAGAATGGTTGTCAAAAGAGGGTGACACTAAGTCGGAATGCCATTAAGTTTTTCCTTTAAGCTTGTCCCATCTGCATTGGGCGGCTGCATTGATGCAGTGGCCAGTGAGTTGGAAGCCTTAGTCCCTGAGCCCTTGAGCAGAATGATTCaattgaattgcttcagtaagtatccagtTACACATGGATAATACATAAGCTATGCAATTCACTCTGAATGAGTGTTAAGTAAGTGATTAATATCTTAAGCAATTGGATTTGTTATTGGAAAATGTTGAGTCCATATGCAACACCACTACCACGTCATTGACGTGTTCTAGCACTGGGTGAAAAGATTTTCCTGCAGACTGACAGGTGCTGCACCCAGGGGCTCTACGTAAATACTTTCTAGCACATTCTTTCAACCACACACCTAAGATCGCACGTATAGCGCCGTGTTTTCAGACGCGGCCTGTCTGTCGGAGGAGGAGGTATGATTGAGGTGCTTGGGTTAATGAGTGGCGCTGCCCGATTTTCACCGTGTCACTGAGCATAACGATATACAGGTGTTGTTTTACGCACCATTACACTGATGAGCCGAGCCTGTGAAACGCAGACTCCCCCTAACAGTGTttttcatgcgtgtgtgtctctccatACGCAGGTCTGTCTGGTGGAGTGCGAGGGCAACGCTGCCCCGACCCCTACCTGGGAGCTGTGCCGCCAGGCAGCTGAGCAGGTGCAGTTAACCTCCTTTCCACTAGGGGGCACCATGCtgaaaagagaagaggaggcgGTGGCTGCCATGCTGCCCGCCGACCAGGGAAACAGAGGGCTCTTGTACTCTGGGGCCCTGCAGCAATTCGACAACGTGGCACGGGCGCTGGGCATCGACGAGCTGGGCAGGGACAGCCGGACGGCTCAGCTCAGCGCCGCCTACCGCTCCCGGCAGGGCGGGtccgaggaggaagaggaggagggcgaggaggaagaggggaacaGCGTGATGGACGGGCAGGAGAACGGGGCAGCCCTCAACCTGACCAAGCGCTTCGGCGGCTTCCTGAAGGGCAAGTACGGATACAGGAAGCTGATGGACCCCGGCCGGTCCTTGCAGAAGCGCTACGGCGGGTTCATAGGCGTCCGCAAGTCCGCCCGAAAGTGGAACAACCAGAAGCGCTTCAGCGAGTTCCTCAAGCAGTACCTGGGCATGACGGCCCGCGCCAGCGAGTTCAACAGCGTCTCGGCAGACATCACGCGGCAGAACGAGGTGTAGCGCCCCCCGCCAACCCCCCCGGCGCGTTTGCCGCCATAGCAACAACAGCTTACAACCATGACATGAAACATAGAACACAAAGCGTGTTGcaatcgttttttttttgtaaatgccCACATCTTTCATGAAGTAATGTGGTCGCCTcacatactttaaaaaaaaaaaagcaaagaaaagaaagaactcAAAGGATTGTACATAAACCATGTAGAAAAGGGCCCTGCAGAAATGGGGGAAATCATGACAGATTTATCATATCTGTTATGGGGGcattttatgaataattaacaGCTGGAACATAAAATCAAACACTTCAATTAATTCTAGACACTTTCATATACATTTAACATCCTATTATGGGTCAACAAAATGCAGGGTAGTAAAAGTCAGTAGTATCACGTGGTCTTCATCCTTACATGTTAAATCCATCCGTGACAAAGAGTTCACCAAAAAGCACTTTATATGTTCAAGtcgttttaaaatataatataatatagctAGTTACAATGAACATTGGCTGGGGTGTTAAAATTCCCATACTTGATTGCTGGGCTAAGTGGGAGGACACTCATCCCTTTGACgacactgccctctagtggtcatTCAGAAACAGTTTTACCGCTCCGAAACTTGTCGCCTCAAAAGTGTCATCAAATCCACCggaatatgtatgtattttttttttttaatgacgaGCTTTCGATCAAATCTTGAACAATGCTCAGTTTCCCAGTATAGAAGACAGATCAGATTGTGCATGTTACGAGTTTTACCGTGTTTCCTTGTAAATATACAAAATCATTTGTGGAGTATTGCTGACTCTGATTCCAATTCTTAAAAAATACTCCAGACTTCATATATtgtcatagtgaaaatgaactatttatttatatgaaatacTTTAGTAGCCCACTCCAATTAAGTAGAGTTCATCACTGTTGACTCCATCACATATGTTTGTTTGACCcaacagtgtctgtgtgagtgcccTTTTCTTTGgtccattttctctgtgtaacCGTTTTATTGCTTGATATAAGCCTGTACAGAGATgaactaaatataaaaatgattaataaattaGTTTACTATTTCTTTTGTGGATTTTCATGCAGCAAATGTTTGTCTcttgaagtgatttttttctagACTAGTATATGTATCCAATTGCTCGGATGAGATCTGCCACTCAGAGGattataaaatgaatataatatatatatatataaatatatcctGGATGATGAAAGCACTGGCGTTTCCTGAACACCATCTAAACACCATCTAACTGATATGATATGATGAAGTGTGACTAGTGATGGATAACACTAATCGTTAACTGGAGAAAAAATGGTGGTCgctgaaattaataaaaagtgATAGGTCACGCGTTTGGTAGTTATGCGCTTTTCCTTTTACGCTCAATGCCTGACCAATGTTGGCTGCAGAAAGGTTAGCCTTTTACTCGTATCACACTAGACATCCTGCCGCAGCACCAATAATAAGTGAAACTGTATGACCCCAAGGAAGCAACTGTATTTGACTTGTGCAAAT encodes:
- the pnoca gene encoding proenkephalin-A, with protein sequence MKTALWTLLLFCLCVPGRSDCQNDCLSCSQQLHKDQAFSMLVCLVECEGNAAPTPTWELCRQAAEQVQLTSFPLGGTMLKREEEAVAAMLPADQGNRGLLYSGALQQFDNVARALGIDELGRDSRTAQLSAAYRSRQGGSEEEEEEGEEEEGNSVMDGQENGAALNLTKRFGGFLKGKYGYRKLMDPGRSLQKRYGGFIGVRKSARKWNNQKRFSEFLKQYLGMTARASEFNSVSADITRQNEV